In Gossypium hirsutum isolate 1008001.06 chromosome A10, Gossypium_hirsutum_v2.1, whole genome shotgun sequence, the DNA window ttaatgaaattataaacatgaacaagtaacgaggtaagttagtgtaacttgaattgtatttttaaatgcatgaaatatcaatataatgaattacttgatttatgtttatgaagaaatgacaaaagaataatatttatcatgacatgtaaataagtgattatctttgatacgttgatacaaggaaattaattaaattgagacgagtaataaattcaagtacaacatattgagaaaaataagtacgttaagagacaatatgtttgattttaattggttccaaatatgaacgttagatgaaatgaaatatctgataaataaatcggtaactccggtaatgctctgtaactctattccgatgacggattcgggttaggggcgttacagttATAGACAATGATGGCTTTAGACTTCCTGCCTTTTTCTTCGCTGTCAATTCAACTTTCtgatatgttaaaaaaatagagaatgtggaaaaacagagaaagaaacaaaagataatggaaaataaagaaaagagagagaggaaattttaaagaatataaaagaaaagaattaaattgcttaaaataaaaaaaaagacaaagatCGATTATATAAtgtaacctaaaatttttgtttgaaatgatgatttaatgtgccacaACAGCTTACCGTTAACCGTaattaacgactcagtgactaaaatgttacaacataataatgtaagtgactaaaacgtaacatttcaaacataagtgactaaaatgtaatctaaggtaaacaaaagttaTCATGAATGTAATTTAGCTAAATATAAAATTACGgaatttaatttacaaaattattgtcCAAGACTCGATCAATTTCCTCTATTGGAAAGAAAGAGCTTCATCCTGTTATTGAAGCTTTATCAGCTCGAAAAAGATTTGTATTATTCAGGTAATTTCTTCATTCAATAATTTCTTTCTCCAAGTCCTACAGTTTCCTCTCAAAGCAGTGTGATGGTAATACCAATGACATTACATATCTAAAATCTAATGGATATACATTGATTTAAATTACAACAAGAAGTAGCTTCTGCATTATGAACCCTATATATAGAAACATACGTATTAATAATACATGTGAATTGCCAACAAGTAGTTGGGTGTAATAGTAAGACACATTACACTCTCAAAGGAGGACTCAGATTCGAATCTTGAAGATGGCATTGTTGAGAGAGACAGTTACAAACCGCGAACATGGACAATAAAACAGAGGTGAGTTACATGTGAAGTTCAACTGGAACAAACAGGgggaaaaaataaaacaaactttCAATGCCAATCGAAAACTGGAAAAAATGTTGAGTGGCAAAGCACTAGTTCATGCACGAAGCTCAGCTCTCTTTCAAGGAACAATCAATGGATGCCTCAATTCCTCTTGTGAAGCTCTTTTGAAATAGGCATACAAGGCCAACTGGACTGTCCCCAGTACTGTTCCAATCCCATTGGGAGCCTGTATCAACACCACACAACATTTTAGAACAATATTTAAATGGTTACTGAAGGAAACTCTTCAGGGATTTTCAACTCCTTCAATAGAAATCTTTAAAATGTTATTCATATGAAATTGACGGATCCCTTAATaagtttagtattattttatattaaggtTTATCTCTCAATAGCCGCACAAGATTCCTCATTAGATCGAACTGTGCATGATACAAAGCTACCTATCAAGGAGACGTGAGTGTCATGCGCTTGATAAGATTTAAACCCTTAGATAAAGGGCAAGGGTTCAAATCCTATTAAGCATGTGACACTCACCTTCCATTTCTAGATGGCCATGCACCACACACAGTTCGATTTGAGGAAATGCTCTCATTCCATGAACTCTATAAAGCTATCAAAAGAGTTAACAAACCCCAACTTTAAGACAATATCGAACTTGTTGAGAGATTCACTGGCTCCAGACGAGTAACAACTTTTCCTAAATAAATCGAAAATCTCTCAACAAAAACCAAGATTTGGTGGACCATAGATGAATGAATCGTGCTTAAGCAATCCATATACAAAGAAAGCTAAACTCATCAAGAATGTTGCCAGGGAGAGTGAAAACGGCATGTACTCGACGCTTTTCATTTTGATCACCAAATTCTGCCATATGAATGTTGAAACAAGAACATGAATGAGAAGGGATTCCGGGTTCTAAAACATAGAAGAAATCCGAATGGAACTTACGATTATGAGCAGGGGAGAAGCAAACATAGAAATCAAAGACGCGACGCTTAAATATCCGATGAAAAGTTGCCGTGACGATGAGTCCAAGAACTGGAGGCTCACGAAAACTATCGAAGCAAACACGGCGAAAACCGATACCAAGAACCCCAACATCTTCAGCTGCAAAGCACAAACATCATAAGATTAAAGATCATTTTGCAAATGGGAAAAGGTTAATAGTTCTTTTAGAAAGTTACCTTCATTGGCTTTGTAGCATATGCAATGAAAATGATGATGTAAATCAACTGAAAAATAGCTCCAATGGAATTGACAGTTGCCACCAAGATAATACCAGGAGATATAATGGGGAACCCATA includes these proteins:
- the LOC107924988 gene encoding bidirectional sugar transporter SWEET2a isoform X2, which gives rise to MSLTIISSVYEVCSDAAGIAGNIFAFGLFLSPIPTFRRIIRNGSTEQFSGMPYIYALLNCLICLWYGFPIISPGIILVATVNSIGAIFQLIYIIIFIAYATKPMKLKMLGFLVSVFAVFASIVFVSLQFLDSSSRQLFIGYLSVASLISMFASPLLIIAPNGIGTVLGTVQLALYAYFKRASQEELRHPLIVP
- the LOC107924988 gene encoding bidirectional sugar transporter SWEET2a isoform X3, giving the protein MSLTIISSVYEVCSDAAGIAGNIFAFGLFLSPIPTFRRIIRNGSTEQFSGMPYIYALLNCLICLWYGFPIISPGIILVATVNSIGAIFQLIYIIIFIAYATKPMKLKMLGFLVSVFAVFASIVFVSLQFLDSSSRQLFIGYLSVASLISMFASPLLIINLVIKMKSVEYMPFSLSLATFLMSLAFFVYGLLKHDSFIYAPNGIGTVLGTVQLALYAYFKRASQEELRHPLIVP
- the LOC107924988 gene encoding bidirectional sugar transporter SWEET2a isoform X1, which translates into the protein MSLTIISSVYEVCSDAAGIAGNIFAFGLFLSPIPTFRRIIRNGSTEQFSGMPYIYALLNCLICLWYGFPIISPGIILVATVNSIGAIFQLIYIIIFIAYATKPMKLKMLGFLVSVFAVFASIVFVSLQFLDSSSRQLFIGYLSVASLISMFASPLLIINLVIKMKSVEYMPFSLSLATFLMRLPMGLEQYWGQSSWPCMPISKELHKRN